One window of Mangrovibacterium diazotrophicum genomic DNA carries:
- a CDS encoding transglutaminase-like domain-containing protein, which translates to MKNRYLLLIPGIAVISLFAFTSLRDVNRTALSSSIVESQVALESNPDSIQEINDRILLDFSLTEPEVRRQIEKRYGAVSDSQMQDWEQSGKLEMRVIGGEKRYFKNAVANLQRLLIFDSAMFTPEVSALDSFCLEHTAKVIAASDKTYAPVLPQNLVVSYTISVKPDVVPEGTVLRCWLPAPREGIARQKNFKVLSSEADNSILAPNEHLQRTFYAEQKTVKNQPTVFSVKYAIQTSAQYFDIEPSDVLPYDTTSAVYMHYTQERPPHILFSDEIRALGSRIVGAEKNPLRKVERIYQWINDSIPWASALEYCTMANITEYVLSNRHGDCGMQTFLFMSLARSQGVPVKWQSGFMLHPGHVNLHDWCEVFYEGIGWVPLDQSFKLQSSDDEKLRQFYVHGIDAYRLIVNDDFAQELYPPKKFLRSEPYDFQRGEVEWEEGNLYFNQWNWDIDVDYQ; encoded by the coding sequence ATGAAAAATCGATATCTCCTACTAATACCCGGAATTGCGGTCATTTCGCTTTTTGCTTTCACTTCGCTTCGCGACGTAAACCGAACAGCATTAAGTTCTTCGATCGTGGAATCGCAGGTTGCTCTTGAGTCGAATCCTGATTCGATTCAGGAGATCAATGATCGGATTCTGCTGGATTTTTCGTTGACTGAACCGGAAGTGAGGAGACAAATTGAGAAGCGCTATGGAGCTGTTTCAGATTCGCAGATGCAGGATTGGGAGCAATCGGGGAAACTTGAGATGCGGGTAATTGGCGGAGAGAAGCGCTATTTTAAAAACGCTGTTGCCAATTTGCAACGCCTTTTGATCTTCGATTCTGCTATGTTCACACCGGAGGTTTCAGCATTGGATTCGTTTTGTCTGGAGCATACTGCCAAGGTGATTGCGGCCAGCGACAAAACTTATGCTCCGGTGTTGCCTCAGAATCTGGTTGTGAGCTATACGATCAGTGTAAAGCCCGATGTTGTTCCCGAGGGCACCGTGTTGCGCTGCTGGTTGCCTGCACCACGCGAGGGCATTGCCAGGCAGAAGAATTTTAAAGTGCTTTCTTCGGAGGCGGATAACAGCATTTTGGCACCAAATGAGCATTTGCAGCGTACATTTTATGCGGAACAGAAGACCGTGAAGAACCAGCCGACTGTGTTCTCCGTGAAATACGCTATTCAAACATCAGCGCAGTATTTCGACATTGAGCCTTCGGATGTGCTGCCTTATGATACAACCAGTGCCGTTTATATGCACTACACGCAGGAACGGCCGCCGCATATTCTTTTCTCTGATGAAATTAGAGCGTTGGGGAGTCGAATTGTGGGTGCAGAAAAGAATCCATTGCGGAAAGTAGAAAGGATTTACCAGTGGATCAACGATTCGATTCCATGGGCCAGTGCGTTGGAGTACTGCACGATGGCCAACATTACGGAGTATGTTTTATCGAACCGGCATGGCGACTGCGGTATGCAGACCTTCCTGTTTATGAGTCTGGCGCGTTCGCAGGGCGTTCCGGTCAAGTGGCAGAGCGGTTTCATGCTGCATCCGGGGCATGTGAATTTGCACGATTGGTGCGAAGTGTTTTACGAAGGAATTGGCTGGGTGCCTTTGGATCAGTCCTTCAAACTTCAATCTAGCGACGATGAAAAACTTCGTCAATTCTATGTGCATGGCATTGACGCTTATCGCTTGATTGTGAATGACGATTTCGCGCAGGAGCTTTACCCGCCGAAGAAGTTTTTGCGAAGTGAACCTTACGATTTTCAACGAGGTGAAGTGGAATGGGAAGAGGGCAACCTGTATTTTAACCAGTGGAACTGGGATATTGATGTGGATTATCAATAA
- the murQ gene encoding N-acetylmuramic acid 6-phosphate etherase: MSINSITESESLYNNLEEMSVRQLLEGIHEEDCKVLPAVQKAIPQIEQLVSKVVDRVKKGGRLFYIGAGTSGRLGILDASEIPPTYGVGYNLVIGLIAGGDQAIRKAVESAEDNRELGWQELQAFNISEHDTVVGIAASGRTPYVIGAVAKARENGILTACITNNPGSELAANVDIPIEVVVGPEFVSGSTRMKSGTAQKLVLNMITTTLMIKLDRVKGNRMVNMQLTNQKLVERGTRMIMEELGFDEEKARRLLLLHGSVQKVLEANKAD; the protein is encoded by the coding sequence ATGAGCATAAACAGCATAACAGAATCTGAATCACTGTACAACAATTTAGAGGAAATGTCTGTCAGACAGCTATTGGAAGGCATACATGAAGAAGACTGCAAAGTGCTACCGGCAGTTCAAAAAGCGATCCCGCAAATTGAGCAATTGGTTTCAAAAGTCGTGGACCGCGTCAAAAAAGGCGGACGACTGTTTTACATCGGTGCAGGTACCAGCGGACGACTGGGCATACTTGATGCTTCCGAGATCCCCCCAACCTACGGCGTCGGATACAATCTGGTTATTGGGCTAATCGCAGGAGGTGATCAAGCCATCCGGAAAGCAGTAGAATCAGCTGAGGATAATCGCGAACTGGGATGGCAGGAACTGCAGGCTTTCAATATCAGCGAGCATGATACTGTTGTTGGAATAGCAGCTTCCGGTCGTACTCCTTATGTGATCGGCGCCGTTGCAAAAGCTCGGGAAAATGGCATACTTACTGCATGCATCACCAACAATCCGGGCAGTGAGTTAGCTGCTAATGTCGACATCCCCATCGAAGTAGTCGTGGGACCGGAGTTTGTTTCGGGTAGTACCCGCATGAAATCCGGTACGGCACAGAAACTCGTTCTGAATATGATCACCACAACCCTGATGATTAAGTTGGATCGCGTTAAAGGAAACCGGATGGTAAACATGCAACTCACCAACCAGAAACTAGTGGAACGCGGCACCCGGATGATTATGGAAGAATTGGGTTTCGATGAGGAGAAAGCACGTCGCCTTCTACTGCTACACGGCTCTGTTCAGAAAGTTTTGGAAGCCAATAAAGCCGATTAA
- a CDS encoding FadR/GntR family transcriptional regulator — protein MADMNDIFQKIGTTQTLSQKIERNIERAIREKKLPIGSKLPSERELCEMFAVSRTALREALRRLSARGLIEIRKGSGMIVKKINMKDAIDSLNLYYDLKFDVNLISQIIELRMAFEPEIAKMAALNRTEEDLQNLQSNLAEFSICDPDNTQMESDLDNKFHLAVARATGNPFVIVTMEPVHNLLPRMRNYIYANIEGEKEITLGYHKEIVNAIGERDADRAYEKMQLHLEHNLQVYNKFLKSSNAD, from the coding sequence ATGGCAGATATGAATGACATCTTTCAAAAAATTGGGACGACACAAACGTTAAGTCAGAAAATTGAGCGAAACATCGAACGTGCGATCCGAGAGAAGAAGCTTCCGATTGGCTCTAAATTGCCGTCGGAGCGGGAACTTTGCGAAATGTTCGCTGTAAGCCGCACAGCGCTGCGTGAGGCTTTGCGCCGTTTGAGTGCCCGCGGTTTGATCGAAATCCGCAAAGGTAGTGGGATGATCGTTAAGAAGATCAACATGAAGGATGCGATTGACTCGTTGAACCTCTACTACGATTTAAAATTCGATGTGAATCTTATTTCGCAGATTATTGAGCTTCGGATGGCGTTCGAGCCGGAGATTGCGAAAATGGCTGCTTTAAACCGCACCGAAGAGGATCTTCAGAACCTGCAAAGCAATTTGGCCGAGTTTTCTATTTGTGATCCGGATAACACACAGATGGAGTCGGATCTGGATAATAAATTTCACCTGGCCGTAGCGCGTGCTACAGGAAACCCCTTTGTGATTGTGACGATGGAGCCGGTGCACAACTTGCTTCCCCGCATGCGGAATTACATTTATGCCAATATAGAGGGTGAAAAAGAAATCACGCTAGGCTATCACAAAGAGATTGTGAATGCCATCGGCGAAAGAGATGCCGACCGCGCTTACGAGAAAATGCAACTCCATTTGGAGCACAACCTGCAGGTTTATAATAAGTTCCTGAAAAGTAGCAATGCCGATTGA
- the deoC gene encoding deoxyribose-phosphate aldolase, protein MTIQAELAALKAKADIDNISEMQQLAFSCIDLTTLNATDTVSSVKAFTQRVNDFANDYPNLSNVAAICVYPNMVRSVKEVLNVEGVNIAAVAGGFPSSMTFIDVKVKEAKMAVDYGADEIDIVLPLWAFLESNKLVCQEEVATIKEAIGDAHLKVILETGALVETDKIHHASMLAMEAGADFIKTSTGKMNPAATPEAAIVMCHAIKEFWMKTGKQVGFKPAGGIATTNDAILYLKIVKEILGDEWLNPKLFRIGASRLANSLLSDFLGEEIKYF, encoded by the coding sequence ATGACGATTCAGGCTGAATTGGCTGCTTTGAAAGCAAAAGCCGACATAGACAACATCAGCGAGATGCAGCAACTGGCATTCTCTTGTATTGATCTTACAACTCTAAATGCAACCGATACCGTTAGCTCTGTGAAGGCGTTCACGCAACGGGTGAATGACTTTGCAAACGACTACCCCAATTTGTCGAATGTGGCAGCCATCTGCGTGTATCCGAATATGGTTCGCAGCGTGAAGGAGGTTTTAAATGTTGAAGGCGTAAACATTGCAGCCGTTGCGGGCGGTTTTCCGAGCAGCATGACCTTTATTGATGTAAAAGTGAAGGAAGCTAAAATGGCGGTGGATTACGGCGCTGATGAGATTGACATTGTACTTCCGCTTTGGGCTTTTCTTGAGAGCAATAAATTGGTTTGCCAGGAAGAAGTAGCCACGATTAAAGAGGCAATCGGCGATGCTCATTTAAAGGTTATTTTGGAAACAGGGGCTTTGGTTGAAACCGACAAAATTCATCATGCCTCGATGCTGGCCATGGAGGCCGGAGCCGATTTCATCAAAACATCAACCGGTAAAATGAATCCGGCGGCCACTCCTGAAGCGGCGATTGTGATGTGTCACGCGATCAAGGAATTCTGGATGAAAACCGGAAAACAGGTTGGCTTTAAACCGGCGGGAGGTATCGCAACAACCAACGATGCAATTCTTTACCTGAAAATTGTCAAAGAGATTTTGGGTGACGAATGGTTGAACCCGAAATTGTTCCGTATCGGTGCAAGTCGGTTAGCCAATAGCTTGCTGAGTGATTTTTTAGGTGAAGAAATTAAATATTTTTAG
- a CDS encoding nucleotide pyrophosphohydrolase: MEGIKEQMKPVSIPEAQEMVDHWIQTIGVRYFSELTNLAILTEEVGELARIMARTYGDQSFKKSDLGKDLGEEMADVLWVLICLANQTGVDLNEAFLKSMEKKTVRDKDRHQNNSKLK; encoded by the coding sequence ATGGAGGGCATTAAAGAGCAAATGAAACCGGTTAGCATACCGGAAGCGCAAGAAATGGTTGATCACTGGATTCAGACAATTGGCGTTCGGTATTTCAGCGAGTTAACCAACTTAGCCATTCTGACAGAAGAAGTGGGAGAGTTAGCGCGAATTATGGCTCGTACTTACGGCGATCAGTCGTTTAAAAAATCGGACTTGGGGAAAGATTTAGGTGAAGAGATGGCCGATGTGTTGTGGGTGTTGATCTGCTTGGCAAACCAAACCGGTGTTGATCTGAACGAGGCTTTCCTGAAAAGTATGGAAAAGAAAACCGTGCGGGATAAAGACCGCCATCAGAATAATTCGAAACTTAAATAG
- the dtd gene encoding D-aminoacyl-tRNA deacylase: MRVVVQRVSSASVTINGTVKSSIEKGLLILLGIEDADTDEDIDWLVKKICQLRIFDDESGVMNKSLEEVNGDALVVSQFTLHASTKKGNRPSYIRASKPDIAIPMYEKFLKAIDAKLGKPVGSGEFGADMKVNLLNDGPVTIIIDSQNKDF, encoded by the coding sequence ATGAGGGTAGTTGTTCAACGTGTTTCGTCGGCGTCAGTGACCATAAATGGCACCGTAAAATCATCCATCGAGAAAGGTTTGTTGATTCTTTTAGGTATTGAAGATGCAGACACGGATGAAGATATTGATTGGCTGGTGAAGAAGATTTGTCAACTCAGGATATTTGATGACGAGAGCGGCGTGATGAATAAGTCGCTGGAAGAAGTTAACGGCGACGCCTTGGTTGTGAGTCAGTTCACGCTTCATGCGAGCACGAAGAAAGGCAATCGTCCTTCGTACATTCGGGCGTCGAAACCCGACATCGCCATCCCAATGTATGAGAAATTCCTGAAGGCAATCGACGCAAAGTTGGGCAAACCGGTCGGTAGCGGCGAGTTTGGTGCAGACATGAAAGTGAACCTCTTAAATGACGGACCTGTTACCATCATTATCGACTCGCAGAATAAGGATTTTTGA
- a CDS encoding TonB-dependent receptor, which yields MKVRKSTGLFLALLLIPFIGFAQNGSVVGRVFDQSSNQELPFANVVVSGSTTGTTTDENGNFQISGLQPGFIRIQVSVIGYKNTLSPEIEISNAKTAHVEIAMERSNTELEEVTVSASPYRTTEESPLSLKTIALSEIENSPGANRDISKVIQSFAGVQSTPNFRNDIIIRGGGPSESRFFLDDVEVPNINHFATQGASGGAVGIINADLLREVEYYSGAFPADRGNALSGVFEFSLVDGNSDKFRGQTTLGASEVSGTIDGPIGDKTSYIFSVRRSYLQLLFSALELPFLPTFNDVQFKVKTRIDRKNEISIIGLGAYDITKLNTGIDDPDEQQQYILSSLPTNKQWTYTIGAVYKRYNDNGYQTFVVSRNQLNNQAEKYLDNDESSEANKTLDYNSQEAENKIRYENAIRSGSAKLNFGANLDFVHYTNQTVQTRYYDDGPLLVDYNTTLDFVKWGLFAQASQSLINDRLSLSLGIRLDANSYSADMRSPFDQFSPRFSASWKLTSAWSLNLNTGRYYQLPPYTAMGYRENNTFVNKQNGLKYIQADHYIAGVSFQPNSNLFFSLEGFRKNYADYPFSVNDSVSLANLGADYGVIGNEEVSSVSKGRAYGMELQGRYSAPGKFNFNLSYTLVRSEFENKSGKLVPSSWDSRHVLVLTSTKKLKRNWQIGARWRYVGGLPYTPWDIDKSSLVEAWNANNGPYYDTDNWNTKRFKAFHQLDLRIDKAYYLNKLTAKFYIDIQNFYNFKNVNQDILVREQDANGAYLTTDGGTRYVLKRVKDESGTVLPTVGVILQF from the coding sequence ATGAAAGTTAGGAAAAGTACGGGACTCTTTCTCGCGTTATTGCTGATCCCTTTTATTGGCTTCGCCCAAAACGGAAGTGTCGTCGGTCGGGTGTTTGACCAGTCCAGCAACCAGGAATTGCCGTTTGCGAATGTCGTCGTGTCTGGATCAACTACCGGAACAACAACCGACGAAAACGGAAACTTCCAGATTTCCGGACTTCAACCCGGATTTATCCGCATTCAGGTTTCGGTGATTGGCTACAAGAATACACTATCGCCCGAGATTGAAATTAGCAACGCGAAGACAGCCCATGTTGAAATTGCCATGGAACGGAGCAACACAGAGCTCGAGGAAGTTACCGTGTCAGCCTCGCCCTACCGGACAACCGAGGAAAGTCCCCTTTCCCTGAAAACCATCGCCCTCTCAGAAATTGAAAACAGCCCCGGTGCCAATCGCGATATCTCAAAAGTCATTCAGTCGTTTGCCGGGGTGCAGTCCACGCCGAATTTCCGCAACGATATTATCATCCGAGGTGGTGGCCCTTCCGAAAGCCGCTTTTTTCTGGATGATGTGGAAGTACCGAACATCAACCATTTTGCCACCCAGGGTGCATCGGGCGGCGCAGTAGGCATTATCAATGCGGACCTCTTGCGTGAAGTAGAATATTACTCGGGCGCTTTCCCGGCCGACCGAGGTAATGCGCTTAGTGGCGTGTTCGAATTCTCGCTGGTTGACGGCAACAGCGATAAATTCCGGGGCCAGACAACCCTGGGCGCGTCCGAAGTAAGTGGCACCATCGACGGGCCAATTGGCGACAAAACAAGCTACATTTTTTCTGTACGCCGATCCTATTTGCAATTACTTTTTAGCGCATTAGAACTTCCGTTTTTACCAACTTTTAACGACGTTCAGTTTAAAGTGAAAACCCGGATCGACCGGAAAAACGAGATCTCGATTATCGGTCTCGGCGCCTACGACATTACCAAACTGAACACCGGGATTGATGATCCGGATGAACAACAGCAATACATCTTGAGTAGTCTCCCTACGAACAAACAATGGACGTACACGATCGGTGCTGTTTACAAACGCTACAACGATAACGGCTATCAAACCTTTGTTGTGAGCCGAAACCAGCTGAACAACCAAGCCGAAAAATACCTTGACAACGACGAAAGCTCGGAGGCCAACAAAACATTGGATTACAATTCGCAGGAAGCTGAAAACAAAATCCGCTACGAGAATGCCATTCGTTCGGGCAGCGCTAAACTAAACTTCGGCGCCAACCTTGATTTTGTCCATTACACCAATCAGACAGTCCAAACCCGCTATTACGATGATGGCCCGCTGCTGGTCGACTACAACACAACGCTCGACTTTGTGAAATGGGGCCTGTTCGCGCAAGCCAGTCAAAGTCTGATTAATGATCGTCTGAGTCTGAGTCTCGGCATTCGCTTGGATGCTAACAGCTATTCGGCAGACATGCGTTCACCCTTCGACCAGTTTTCGCCCCGGTTTTCAGCTTCGTGGAAACTGACCTCGGCGTGGAGCCTCAACCTTAACACCGGACGTTACTACCAACTGCCGCCCTACACGGCGATGGGCTACCGCGAAAACAATACCTTCGTCAACAAGCAAAACGGACTAAAATACATCCAGGCTGATCACTACATTGCCGGCGTTTCATTTCAACCCAACAGCAATTTGTTTTTCAGCCTCGAAGGGTTTCGAAAAAATTACGCTGATTACCCGTTTTCTGTGAACGACTCAGTTAGCCTGGCTAACCTGGGAGCTGATTACGGGGTGATTGGCAACGAGGAAGTCAGTTCGGTTTCCAAAGGCAGAGCTTACGGAATGGAACTGCAGGGTCGTTATTCAGCCCCCGGAAAATTTAACTTCAACCTCTCGTACACCTTGGTGCGAAGTGAATTTGAAAACAAAAGCGGGAAACTGGTTCCCTCGAGCTGGGACAGCCGCCATGTGCTGGTGCTAACTTCGACCAAAAAGCTGAAACGAAACTGGCAAATCGGGGCACGTTGGCGCTATGTCGGCGGACTGCCCTACACGCCTTGGGACATAGACAAATCGAGCCTTGTGGAAGCCTGGAATGCGAATAACGGACCGTATTACGATACCGACAACTGGAACACCAAACGCTTCAAAGCCTTTCACCAGCTCGACCTGCGCATCGACAAAGCGTACTACCTCAACAAGCTGACGGCAAAATTCTACATCGATATTCAGAATTTCTACAACTTCAAAAATGTAAACCAGGATATTTTGGTTCGCGAACAGGATGCCAACGGCGCGTATCTCACGACCGACGGGGGAACCCGCTATGTTTTGAAGCGCGTGAAAGACGAATCCGGCACGGTTTTACCAACAGTTGGGGTAATCCTTCAATTTTAA
- a CDS encoding lipoate--protein ligase family protein: MTVLCYHLNNPDPYFNLATEEYLLKNYEEDIFMLWSSESSIVVGKHQNALAEINHRYVKKNKIKVARRLSGGGTVFHDPGNLNFTFMKKVEKIEEVNYKLFLAPVKAALEKLGLEIGSSKRDDLLIDGKKISGNAQHVFRKRVLHHGTLLFDSHLAKLKSALKVDLSRFEDKAVQSNRSVVTNIADYLKKPMTVEAFRNFMFETISTSFEGCQFAELTEEDKAAIQILRDEKYCQWEWIYGYSPKYIYRNTINIDGGELKVTLRIVKGKIDQSEWEGPLSDELKFKLTELLRGKNHAHETLKPALKMLQPNLEQEGLKPKELLRGLL; encoded by the coding sequence ATGACTGTACTTTGTTACCATTTGAATAATCCGGATCCGTATTTCAACCTCGCTACGGAAGAGTATTTGCTGAAAAACTACGAGGAAGATATTTTCATGCTTTGGAGCAGCGAAAGCTCGATTGTTGTGGGCAAGCACCAAAATGCGCTGGCCGAAATCAACCACCGGTATGTCAAAAAGAACAAGATCAAAGTAGCCCGTCGTCTTTCAGGTGGCGGAACGGTTTTTCACGACCCTGGAAACCTCAACTTCACCTTTATGAAAAAGGTTGAAAAGATTGAGGAAGTGAACTACAAACTATTTCTGGCGCCGGTAAAAGCAGCCCTCGAAAAATTGGGACTGGAGATTGGAAGTAGCAAACGCGACGATCTTTTGATTGACGGTAAAAAGATCTCAGGCAATGCCCAGCATGTGTTTCGCAAACGGGTTTTGCACCACGGTACACTTCTTTTTGATAGTCACTTGGCCAAGCTAAAAAGCGCGCTGAAAGTTGATCTTTCGCGCTTCGAGGACAAAGCCGTGCAATCAAACCGAAGCGTGGTAACCAACATTGCCGACTACCTGAAAAAACCGATGACCGTGGAGGCGTTTCGCAATTTCATGTTCGAAACCATCTCCACAAGTTTTGAAGGCTGTCAGTTTGCCGAACTCACCGAAGAAGACAAAGCGGCCATTCAAATTCTTCGCGACGAAAAATACTGTCAGTGGGAATGGATTTACGGCTATTCACCCAAATACATTTACCGCAACACCATCAACATAGATGGCGGCGAACTGAAAGTAACGCTGCGTATTGTAAAAGGCAAAATTGACCAATCAGAATGGGAAGGTCCCCTTTCAGACGAGTTGAAATTCAAGCTAACCGAACTGCTACGCGGTAAAAACCACGCCCACGAAACACTGAAACCAGCACTAAAAATGCTACAGCCCAATCTGGAACAGGAAGGACTAAAACCCAAAGAATTACTTCGCGGTTTACTTTAA
- a CDS encoding FAD-dependent oxidoreductase: protein MEKILIIGGVAAGATAAAKARRLSPDAQITMLEAGPDISFANCGLPYYIAGDIDSRSKLILQSPESFDEQYQVKVHTNTLVNAIDRANKKVQTTDSVNGSKNTFEYTKLILAQGGRPIQPEIPGATADHVFSLWTLDDMDKIDNHLSNKDPKTAVVVGGGFIGLEMVEALVKRGLKVHVVEKMPHVMSIMEAEIAGFITRELKAYGVGVHTETAVTKINANSVELENGQKLNADMVLLSIGVRPTLQLAKDAGLEIGEAGGLLVNNKLQTSDPDIYAAGDMVEIEHRVSDKKVRIPLAGPANRQGRIAAENALGGQHSYKGSIGTSVVRVFEAVAGTTGLSLKQARAAGIDADAVVVHKEHHTAYYPGAETVTVLLVYDKNTGVVLGGQTAGYKGADKRLDVIATACAAKLPVADIADIDFAYSPPIGTANDAMNMAAYVAENKISGYGPSLMVSELDDYLEDKEQLIVLDIRDVFAHQKSNMNGAYHIPLEMLHPNLDRIPTNIPVLIYDETGKKGHQAVRMLIGAGHPEVNNISGGHTSLQRHAAAVGFKNINMVALPIEKKTIGEKAAETVETNNEVSTTELKRLVIDVRTPGEFRSGAFPDAINIPLDDLMQGKADLGEDTNREIIVYCASGARSAYAKQILQSRGFSNVTNGGGISAMMSRY from the coding sequence ATGGAAAAAATACTAATCATTGGAGGAGTCGCAGCCGGAGCAACGGCAGCAGCAAAAGCACGACGCTTATCGCCCGATGCACAAATCACGATGCTCGAAGCCGGCCCGGATATTTCGTTCGCCAATTGCGGACTGCCCTACTACATCGCCGGTGATATCGACAGCCGCTCGAAATTGATTCTTCAAAGCCCCGAGAGCTTCGACGAGCAATACCAGGTAAAAGTACACACCAATACACTGGTCAACGCGATCGACCGGGCGAATAAAAAGGTACAGACAACAGATAGCGTGAACGGATCGAAAAATACTTTCGAATACACCAAACTCATCTTGGCACAGGGTGGCCGGCCAATCCAGCCGGAAATACCCGGAGCTACAGCCGACCATGTTTTCAGTCTGTGGACATTGGATGACATGGATAAAATCGACAATCACCTGAGCAATAAAGATCCGAAAACGGCAGTGGTCGTTGGTGGCGGTTTTATTGGCTTGGAGATGGTGGAAGCGCTCGTAAAACGAGGTTTGAAAGTGCATGTCGTCGAAAAGATGCCCCATGTAATGTCGATTATGGAAGCTGAAATCGCCGGATTTATTACCCGCGAGCTGAAAGCTTACGGCGTGGGTGTCCATACCGAAACGGCAGTGACGAAGATTAACGCAAATTCCGTTGAACTGGAGAATGGGCAAAAGTTGAATGCCGACATGGTTCTGCTTTCGATCGGCGTACGCCCAACATTGCAACTGGCAAAAGATGCCGGTTTGGAAATTGGTGAAGCAGGTGGCTTGCTGGTCAACAACAAGCTGCAAACTTCCGACCCGGATATTTACGCTGCAGGCGACATGGTGGAAATTGAACACCGGGTAAGCGACAAGAAAGTGCGGATTCCGCTGGCTGGCCCTGCAAATCGCCAGGGACGTATTGCCGCTGAAAATGCTTTGGGAGGTCAGCACAGCTACAAAGGATCGATTGGCACATCGGTGGTGCGTGTTTTCGAAGCCGTTGCCGGAACCACTGGTTTATCGCTGAAACAAGCGCGTGCAGCCGGTATCGACGCCGACGCTGTTGTGGTACACAAAGAACACCACACCGCTTACTACCCGGGCGCCGAAACCGTGACCGTTTTACTGGTTTACGATAAAAACACGGGCGTTGTGCTTGGTGGCCAAACCGCCGGCTACAAAGGCGCCGACAAACGATTGGATGTAATTGCAACCGCATGTGCCGCCAAACTGCCTGTTGCCGATATCGCCGATATCGATTTTGCCTATTCACCACCAATCGGCACAGCCAACGACGCCATGAACATGGCTGCTTACGTTGCCGAAAACAAGATCTCGGGCTACGGACCGAGCCTTATGGTTTCGGAATTGGATGATTACCTCGAGGACAAAGAGCAGTTGATTGTTCTGGATATCCGCGATGTATTTGCGCATCAGAAAAGTAACATGAACGGAGCCTATCACATTCCGCTGGAAATGCTTCATCCGAACCTGGACCGGATACCAACGAATATTCCGGTGCTGATTTACGATGAAACGGGGAAAAAAGGACACCAGGCTGTCCGGATGTTGATTGGCGCCGGTCACCCGGAAGTGAACAATATTTCAGGAGGACACACCTCATTGCAACGTCACGCTGCTGCTGTTGGCTTCAAAAACATCAACATGGTTGCGCTGCCAATTGAGAAGAAAACTATTGGCGAGAAAGCAGCTGAAACAGTGGAAACAAACAACGAGGTCAGTACAACTGAACTAAAACGACTGGTGATCGATGTCCGTACACCCGGCGAATTCCGCAGCGGTGCCTTCCCTGATGCCATCAACATCCCACTGGACGACCTGATGCAGGGCAAAGCCGATCTGGGAGAAGACACGAATCGCGAAATTATCGTTTACTGCGCCAGTGGAGCCCGTTCGGCCTATGCGAAACAGATTTTGCAAAGCCGTGGTTTCTCGAATGTGACCAACGGAGGCGGTATTTCAGCTATGATGTCGAGATATTAA
- a CDS encoding DUF3592 domain-containing protein translates to MSRSTTPWAFGLVFISVFAYLAWNNFELPTIFWEETKVTTGKVVDLSLGYSTQGDGYIQSVKYAYSVNGITYYGFKKVGKRFGIQQIGNRVKIQYSGLNPEKRKVEGFYRDFKNSDPDKFHSNEKIGYSEISLVNGIFRFKKFGREGKTVEEFTGEYRVTNDSLIVNSFENNHPIYFFYINFNSGKQLIDSASGMTYQN, encoded by the coding sequence ATGAGTAGAAGTACTACCCCATGGGCTTTTGGATTAGTTTTTATTTCTGTCTTTGCGTACTTGGCATGGAACAATTTTGAGCTGCCAACGATTTTTTGGGAAGAAACCAAGGTAACAACAGGCAAAGTAGTAGACCTAAGTCTAGGCTATTCGACACAAGGTGACGGATACATCCAAAGTGTAAAATATGCCTATTCTGTCAATGGTATAACTTACTATGGCTTTAAGAAAGTTGGCAAGCGGTTTGGGATACAACAAATCGGTAACCGAGTCAAAATTCAGTATTCTGGGCTAAATCCTGAAAAAAGGAAAGTGGAAGGGTTTTATCGAGACTTTAAGAATTCAGATCCCGATAAGTTTCATTCGAATGAAAAAATTGGCTACTCAGAAATATCTCTGGTAAATGGGATATTCAGATTTAAGAAGTTTGGACGCGAAGGAAAAACCGTCGAGGAATTCACGGGAGAGTATCGTGTTACGAATGATTCATTGATAGTGAACTCGTTTGAGAATAATCACCCGATATATTTCTTCTATATAAATTTCAATTCAGGCAAACAACTAATTGACAGTGCTAGCGGAATGACGTATCAAAACTAA